The following are from one region of the Streptomyces rubrogriseus genome:
- the malQ gene encoding 4-alpha-glucanotransferase, with protein sequence MPAAQPAEPPTEDLPEDLTRLAALHGVATSYRPSPDRTVPATATAVTLALAALGVDASTPGAVRAALAARDAELRERLLPPTVVRWDGGGTPAALAALPAGSRLRVETEQGEYRDGVDGLAHGIHRLTVGAPDGRTAQAHLIVAPARLPAPAARSYGLLVQLYSLLSRRSWGMGDLGDLGELAAWAGRSLGAGFVQVNPLHAAVPGAPTDPSPYRPSSRRFPDPVHLRIEDVPEYAYVTDHERARPLRERAGRLREGVLEKDALIDRDAVWELKREALELLHEVPLGPGRRAAYCDYLAAQGTALEDHATWCALAEVHGSDWHRWPEGLRDPRSADTDRARRELMDRVDFHSRLTWLTDTQLTAAQRTAREAGMPVGIVHDLAVGVHPRGADSWAQQEYFAAGMSVGAPPDAFNSRGQDWGLPPWRPDRLAASGYAPFRELLRGLFRYAGALRVDHVMGLFRLWWVPEGRPPTEGTYVHYDAEAMLAVLVLEARRAGAVVIGEDLGTVEPGVREALRERGVLGTSVLWFERDWTGDGRPLPPERWRADCLATATTHDLPSTAARLTGEHVELRDRLGLLTRPLEVERAEAAADTAEWLEVLARLGLLRGTGGDTGTPAEEAEIQAVHRFLLCTPAHMAGIWLPDAVGDRRPQNLPGTWDQYPNWRLPVADAEGRPVTLEELAASPRLHALIDVVRDAARAAVRERGGDRDG encoded by the coding sequence ATGCCCGCAGCCCAGCCGGCCGAGCCGCCCACCGAGGACCTTCCCGAGGATCTGACCAGGCTCGCCGCCCTGCACGGCGTCGCCACCTCCTACCGCCCCTCCCCGGACCGCACCGTCCCGGCCACGGCCACCGCCGTCACCCTCGCGCTGGCCGCCCTCGGCGTGGACGCGAGCACCCCCGGGGCCGTCCGGGCCGCGCTCGCCGCCCGGGACGCCGAGCTGCGCGAACGGCTGCTGCCGCCCACCGTCGTCCGCTGGGACGGCGGCGGCACCCCGGCCGCGCTGGCCGCCCTGCCCGCGGGCTCCCGGCTGCGCGTCGAGACCGAGCAGGGCGAGTACCGAGACGGAGTCGACGGGCTTGCGCACGGGATCCACCGGCTGACCGTCGGCGCGCCCGACGGCCGTACCGCCCAGGCCCATCTGATCGTCGCGCCCGCCCGGCTGCCCGCTCCCGCTGCACGCTCCTACGGGCTTCTCGTCCAGCTCTACTCCCTCCTGTCCCGCCGCTCCTGGGGCATGGGCGACCTCGGCGACCTCGGTGAACTGGCCGCCTGGGCCGGTCGCTCCCTCGGGGCCGGGTTCGTGCAGGTCAACCCGTTGCACGCGGCCGTACCCGGCGCTCCCACCGACCCGTCGCCGTACCGGCCGTCCTCGCGCCGCTTCCCCGACCCGGTGCACCTGCGGATCGAGGACGTGCCCGAGTACGCGTACGTCACCGACCACGAGCGCGCCCGGCCCCTGCGGGAGCGGGCCGGGCGGCTGCGCGAGGGCGTGCTGGAGAAGGACGCCCTGATCGACCGGGACGCCGTGTGGGAACTGAAGCGCGAGGCACTGGAACTGCTCCACGAGGTTCCCCTCGGTCCCGGCCGCCGCGCCGCCTACTGCGACTACCTCGCCGCACAGGGCACCGCCCTGGAGGACCACGCCACCTGGTGCGCGCTCGCCGAGGTCCACGGCTCCGACTGGCACCGCTGGCCCGAGGGACTGCGCGACCCCCGCTCGGCCGACACCGACCGGGCCCGCCGCGAGCTGATGGACCGCGTCGACTTCCACTCCCGGCTCACCTGGCTCACCGACACCCAGCTCACCGCCGCCCAGCGCACCGCGCGCGAGGCCGGCATGCCGGTCGGGATCGTCCACGACCTCGCCGTCGGCGTGCACCCGCGCGGCGCCGACTCCTGGGCCCAGCAGGAGTACTTCGCCGCCGGGATGTCGGTGGGAGCGCCGCCGGACGCCTTCAACTCCCGCGGCCAGGACTGGGGGTTGCCGCCCTGGCGCCCGGACCGCCTCGCCGCGTCCGGGTACGCGCCGTTCCGGGAGCTGCTGCGCGGTCTGTTCCGGTACGCCGGGGCGCTGCGCGTCGACCACGTCATGGGCCTGTTCCGGCTCTGGTGGGTGCCCGAGGGGCGGCCGCCCACCGAGGGCACCTACGTCCACTACGACGCCGAGGCCATGCTCGCCGTCCTCGTCCTGGAGGCCCGCCGGGCCGGTGCCGTCGTCATCGGCGAGGACCTGGGCACCGTGGAGCCCGGGGTGCGCGAGGCGCTGCGCGAGCGCGGGGTGCTGGGCACCTCGGTGCTCTGGTTCGAACGGGACTGGACCGGCGACGGCCGCCCCCTGCCGCCCGAGCGGTGGCGCGCCGACTGCCTGGCCACCGCCACCACCCACGACCTGCCGTCCACCGCCGCCCGCCTCACCGGCGAGCACGTCGAACTCCGCGACCGGCTCGGCCTGCTCACCCGCCCGCTGGAGGTGGAACGCGCCGAGGCCGCCGCGGACACCGCCGAGTGGCTGGAGGTCCTGGCCAGGCTCGGGCTGCTGCGCGGCACCGGCGGCGACACCGGAACGCCCGCCGAGGAGGCGGAGATCCAGGCCGTGCACCGTTTCCTGCTGTGCACCCCCGCCCACATGGCCGGCATCTGGCTCCCGGACGCCGTCGGCGACCGCCGCCCGCAGAACCTCCCCGGCACCTGGGACCAGTACCCGAACTGGCGGCTGCCCGTCGCCGACGCCGAGGGCCGCCCGGTGACCCTGGAGGAGCTGGCCGCCTCGCCCCGGCTGCACGCGCTGATCGACGTCGTGCGCGATGCCGCACGCGCCGCCGTACGGGAGCGCGGCGGCGACCGGGACGGCTGA
- a CDS encoding MarR family winged helix-turn-helix transcriptional regulator, with protein MTERPPQPGPRKDPVDVIIDQWAAVRPDLDTAAMEVFGRVFRLARAMGDRMEKAYERYGISRGEFDALATLRRSGEPYTLSPRQLSATLMLTTGGMTGRLDKLERAGLLRRSPDPHDRRGLQVTLTERGLELIDEAVGAGLDAQTKALASLDAERAGQLADLLRDLLAGTEK; from the coding sequence ATGACTGAACGCCCCCCGCAGCCCGGACCGCGCAAGGACCCCGTCGACGTGATCATCGACCAGTGGGCGGCGGTGCGGCCCGATCTGGACACGGCCGCCATGGAGGTGTTCGGCCGGGTCTTCCGGCTGGCGCGCGCGATGGGCGACCGGATGGAGAAGGCGTACGAGCGCTACGGCATCTCGCGCGGGGAGTTCGACGCCCTGGCCACCCTGCGCCGCTCCGGGGAGCCGTACACGCTCTCGCCGCGGCAGCTGTCGGCCACGCTGATGCTGACCACCGGCGGCATGACCGGCCGGCTGGACAAGCTGGAACGAGCGGGCCTGCTGCGCCGCTCCCCCGACCCGCACGACCGCCGGGGACTCCAGGTCACCCTCACCGAACGGGGCCTCGAGCTGATCGACGAGGCGGTCGGCGCTGGCCTGGACGCCCAGACCAAGGCGCTGGCCTCCCTCGACGCGGAACGGGCCGGTCAGCTGGCCGACCTGCTGCGGGACCTCCTCGCCGGTACGGAGAAGTAG
- a CDS encoding DMT family transporter, translated as MATAARRITTHPAEAPTPIGDPARPTAPVALGLALAVLATLVWSGSFVTSRALGDSVPPVQHAFWRWVVALAVVAPFGARRAWRQRALIRRHLGFVVLASLLGVTVYNTLVNQAGVTTPAANMGMIMAASPVLMALYERAGGVRLGARRVAGLAVACAGVLLLVGGDGASFSAGDLWMIAAACCFGSYSALLRRRPEGLDGAGFLFTTFLVGTVLLLPAQGVSLAVQGGFRPTPGTVWPLLYVGVASSAVAFFAWNKAISLIGPSRAGVVYYLQPVCVALLSWALLAEPTGWAQAGCMALILGGVVLGAGARR; from the coding sequence GTGGCCACAGCCGCCCGCCGCATCACCACCCACCCCGCCGAAGCCCCCACGCCGATCGGCGACCCGGCGCGGCCGACGGCGCCCGTCGCCCTCGGTCTCGCGCTCGCCGTCCTGGCCACCCTCGTCTGGTCCGGCAGCTTCGTCACCTCGCGGGCACTCGGCGACAGCGTGCCGCCCGTCCAGCACGCGTTCTGGCGCTGGGTGGTGGCCCTCGCCGTCGTCGCCCCCTTCGGCGCCCGGCGGGCCTGGCGGCAGCGCGCACTGATCCGGCGCCACCTCGGCTTCGTGGTCCTCGCCTCCCTGCTCGGCGTGACCGTCTACAACACCCTCGTCAACCAGGCCGGCGTCACCACCCCCGCCGCCAACATGGGCATGATCATGGCGGCGTCCCCGGTGCTCATGGCCCTCTACGAACGCGCGGGCGGCGTCCGGCTCGGCGCCCGCCGGGTCGCCGGTCTGGCCGTCGCCTGTGCGGGCGTCCTGCTGCTCGTCGGAGGGGACGGCGCGTCCTTCTCGGCCGGCGACCTGTGGATGATCGCCGCCGCCTGCTGCTTCGGGTCGTACAGCGCGCTGCTGCGCCGCAGGCCCGAGGGACTGGACGGGGCGGGGTTCCTGTTCACCACGTTCCTCGTCGGCACCGTCCTGCTGCTTCCCGCGCAGGGCGTCAGCCTCGCCGTCCAGGGCGGCTTCCGGCCGACACCGGGTACCGTCTGGCCGCTCCTTTACGTCGGTGTCGCCTCCTCCGCCGTCGCCTTCTTCGCCTGGAACAAGGCGATCTCCCTGATCGGACCGTCCCGCGCCGGGGTCGTCTACTACCTCCAGCCGGTGTGCGTCGCCCTGCTGTCCTGGGCCCTGCTCGCCGAGCCGACCGGCTGGGCGCAGGCGGGCTGCATGGCGCTGATCCTCGGTGGCGTCGTCCTGGGGGCGGGGGCCCGCCGGTAG
- a CDS encoding LysR family transcriptional regulator yields MADWDIRKLQILRTLRERGTVTATAEALHMTPSAVSQQLTNLSRQLGVELLQAHGRRVRLTDAARLVLRHAEAVFEQLERADAELAAHIRGEAGEVRVGAFSTAVPALVVPAVTALRATRPGIAVRVREAEAQEAYELLAAGEVDLALSLAAQAPSAVDPRFTRVPLLADPLDVALPGDHPLARAERLRLADLAAEPWIFGGSGPWSDITRGACEAAGFRPHQGHAAAGWPAILAMVEAGMGVALVPRMAAVPRDGVAMRELRADRPVRHVVAAVRKGAEEDAAVATVLTALRTAADARP; encoded by the coding sequence ATGGCCGACTGGGACATCCGCAAGCTGCAGATCCTGCGGACGCTGCGCGAGAGGGGCACGGTGACCGCGACGGCCGAGGCGCTGCACATGACGCCGTCCGCCGTCTCCCAGCAGCTGACGAACCTTTCCAGGCAACTCGGCGTGGAGCTGCTCCAGGCGCACGGCAGAAGGGTCCGGCTGACGGACGCGGCCCGGCTGGTGCTGCGCCACGCCGAGGCGGTGTTCGAGCAACTGGAGCGCGCCGACGCCGAGCTGGCGGCGCACATCCGGGGCGAGGCGGGCGAGGTCCGGGTCGGTGCCTTCTCCACCGCCGTACCCGCCCTCGTCGTACCGGCCGTCACCGCGCTGCGCGCCACGCGCCCCGGCATCGCGGTGCGGGTGCGGGAGGCCGAGGCGCAGGAGGCGTACGAGCTGCTGGCCGCCGGGGAGGTGGACCTCGCGCTGTCGCTGGCCGCGCAGGCGCCGAGCGCCGTCGACCCGCGCTTCACCCGCGTCCCGCTGCTCGCCGACCCGCTGGACGTCGCCCTGCCCGGGGACCACCCGCTGGCCCGCGCGGAGCGGCTGCGGCTGGCCGACCTCGCCGCCGAGCCGTGGATCTTCGGCGGCAGCGGGCCCTGGTCCGACATCACCCGCGGCGCCTGCGAGGCCGCCGGGTTCCGGCCGCACCAGGGGCACGCGGCCGCGGGATGGCCGGCGATCCTCGCCATGGTCGAGGCGGGCATGGGCGTCGCCCTGGTCCCGCGCATGGCCGCCGTCCCCCGGGACGGGGTGGCGATGCGCGAACTGCGCGCGGACCGCCCCGTCCGGCACGTGGTCGCGGCCGTGCGCAAGGGGGCGGAGGAGGACGCCGCCGTCGCCACCGTGCTGACGGCCCTGCGCACGGCGGCGGACGCGCGCCCCTGA
- a CDS encoding TerD family protein, producing MTQMTKGGNLPVPGAALQVAVTWRQGVHVPDVDVSALLLDATGRVRSDADLVFYNQPAHPSGAVRHLGKGQGVDGTGADWLWLDLAAVAPGTDRVVVAASADGGTFGQVPSLDVRVALPDGQQVASFPIGDASTETAFVFGEFYRRNGGWKFRAVGQGYASGLAGLATDFGISVAEDPQPVPPAPAPVPPAPLPPASVAPPAPVAPPVPVFPPADRLAAELALSFPPFTHRAAGKERVTCPPNLPPGARVVVEIECRDSLSVNIDSCDAYGRADQDLLSTYEDEVHARTFATVPQDRPLSLVVRADTPWTLRVLPLAHARRLERSLDGRGPDLLVYEGPPGVLSFAHQGRSNFVVWHYFASDDPEWQGDEEDLLVNEVGHLDVLAPVRAPGLLRIEADGPWRLGVGG from the coding sequence ATGACGCAGATGACGAAGGGCGGCAACCTGCCCGTTCCCGGGGCCGCCCTCCAGGTGGCGGTGACCTGGCGGCAGGGGGTTCACGTACCGGACGTGGACGTTTCGGCCCTGCTGCTCGACGCGACGGGCCGGGTCCGCTCGGACGCCGACCTCGTCTTCTACAACCAGCCGGCCCACCCGTCGGGCGCCGTGCGCCACCTGGGCAAGGGCCAGGGGGTCGACGGCACGGGCGCCGACTGGCTGTGGCTGGACCTCGCGGCCGTCGCGCCCGGCACGGACCGGGTCGTGGTGGCCGCGTCCGCCGACGGCGGAACGTTCGGGCAGGTGCCCTCCCTGGACGTCCGGGTCGCGCTGCCGGACGGGCAGCAGGTCGCGTCCTTCCCGATCGGGGACGCCTCGACGGAGACCGCCTTCGTCTTCGGCGAGTTCTACCGCAGGAACGGCGGCTGGAAGTTCCGCGCGGTGGGGCAGGGGTACGCCTCCGGTCTGGCCGGGCTCGCCACGGACTTCGGCATCTCGGTCGCCGAGGACCCGCAGCCGGTTCCCCCGGCCCCGGCCCCTGTGCCCCCCGCTCCCCTGCCGCCCGCCTCCGTGGCCCCACCCGCCCCCGTGGCCCCACCCGTCCCCGTGTTCCCGCCCGCCGACCGCCTGGCGGCGGAGCTGGCGCTCTCCTTCCCGCCGTTCACGCACCGCGCCGCGGGCAAGGAGCGCGTCACCTGCCCGCCGAACCTGCCGCCCGGCGCCCGCGTGGTCGTCGAGATCGAGTGCAGGGACAGCCTCTCGGTGAACATCGACTCCTGCGACGCGTACGGCCGCGCCGACCAGGACCTGCTGTCCACGTACGAGGACGAGGTGCACGCCCGTACGTTCGCCACCGTCCCCCAGGACCGCCCGCTGTCCCTGGTGGTGCGCGCCGACACGCCCTGGACGCTGCGGGTGCTGCCGCTCGCCCACGCCCGGCGCCTGGAGCGCAGCCTCGACGGGCGGGGTCCGGACCTGCTGGTGTACGAGGGCCCGCCGGGCGTGCTCTCCTTCGCCCACCAGGGCCGGAGCAACTTCGTCGTCTGGCACTACTTCGCCTCGGACGACCCCGAGTGGCAGGGAGACGAGGAGGACCTTCTCGTCAACGAGGTCGGCCACCTCGACGTGCTGGCCCCCGTCCGGGCGCCCGGCCTCCTGCGGATCGAGGCCGACGGTCCCTGGCGGCTCGGGGTGGGCGGCTGA
- a CDS encoding EamA family transporter: MAATRPAVIALTALAPVSWGSTYAVTTEFLPPDRPLFTGLMRALPAGLLLLALARVLPRGAWWGKAAVLGVLNIGAFFPLLFLAAYRMPGGMAAVVGSAGPLLVVGLSALLLGQRPTARSVLTGVVAAAGVSLVVLEAAGALDPLGVLAALASTASMSTGTVLAGRWGRPDGVGPLALTGWQLTAGGLLLAPLALLVEGAPPALDGPAIGGYLYLALANTALAYWLWFRGIGRLSATQVTFLGPLSPLTAAVIGWAALGEALGPVQLAGMALAFGATLAGQAVPSAPRTPPVAMGGGSFSSASRNGRKDSMDLTGTALRR; encoded by the coding sequence ATGGCCGCCACCCGCCCCGCCGTCATCGCGCTCACCGCCCTCGCCCCGGTCTCCTGGGGCAGCACCTACGCCGTGACCACCGAGTTCCTGCCGCCGGACCGGCCCCTGTTCACCGGGCTGATGCGTGCCCTGCCGGCCGGGCTGCTGCTGCTCGCCCTCGCCCGGGTGCTGCCGCGCGGCGCCTGGTGGGGGAAGGCGGCGGTGCTGGGCGTGCTGAACATCGGGGCCTTCTTCCCGCTGCTGTTCCTCGCCGCCTACCGGATGCCCGGCGGAATGGCCGCCGTCGTGGGCTCGGCCGGCCCGCTCCTCGTCGTCGGCCTCTCGGCCCTCCTGCTCGGGCAGCGGCCCACCGCCCGGTCCGTGCTCACCGGCGTCGTCGCCGCCGCCGGCGTCAGCCTGGTGGTGCTGGAGGCGGCCGGGGCGCTGGACCCGCTAGGCGTGCTGGCGGCCCTCGCCTCCACCGCGTCCATGTCCACCGGCACCGTGCTCGCGGGGCGCTGGGGCCGCCCCGACGGCGTCGGCCCACTCGCCCTCACCGGCTGGCAGCTGACCGCGGGCGGCCTGCTCCTCGCGCCGCTCGCCCTGCTGGTCGAGGGTGCCCCGCCCGCCCTGGACGGCCCGGCGATCGGCGGCTACCTCTACCTGGCGCTGGCCAACACGGCGCTGGCGTACTGGCTCTGGTTCCGCGGCATCGGCCGGCTCTCCGCCACCCAGGTCACCTTCCTAGGACCGCTCTCGCCGCTGACCGCCGCCGTGATCGGCTGGGCGGCGCTCGGCGAGGCGCTCGGCCCGGTGCAACTGGCGGGGATGGCGCTGGCGTTCGGGGCGACCCTCGCGGGCCAGGCGGTGCCGAGCGCACCGCGCACGCCGCCGGTCGCCATGGGCGGCGGATCTTTCAGTTCTGCTTCACGGAACGGTCGAAAAGATTCGATGGACCTGACGGGTACGGCCCTGCGACGGTAG
- a CDS encoding DUF1203 domain-containing protein, whose product MNAHTARPIPAATLEELRVADDAGRVPAPVTDDEGGAPLRCCLRRSRAGEHIALVSYAPLRRWAADTGADPGAYDEQGPVFIHAERCAGPDGDGLAFTNAHRTVRRYSADGRILGGRLVGSGDDFAPALREALDDPAVAFVHVRAVEYGCFLYEVRRD is encoded by the coding sequence ATGAACGCCCACACGGCACGACCCATCCCCGCGGCCACCCTCGAGGAACTGCGCGTCGCCGACGACGCGGGCCGCGTCCCCGCACCCGTGACCGACGACGAGGGCGGCGCGCCGCTGCGCTGCTGCCTGCGCCGCAGCCGCGCGGGGGAGCACATCGCCCTCGTCTCCTACGCCCCGCTGCGCCGCTGGGCGGCGGACACGGGCGCCGACCCGGGCGCCTACGACGAGCAGGGCCCCGTCTTCATCCACGCCGAGCGGTGCGCGGGACCGGACGGCGACGGCCTCGCGTTCACCAACGCGCACCGCACCGTCCGCCGCTACTCCGCCGACGGACGCATCCTGGGCGGACGCCTGGTCGGTTCCGGCGACGACTTCGCGCCCGCCCTCCGGGAAGCGCTCGACGACCCGGCCGTGGCGTTCGTCCACGTCCGGGCCGTCGAGTACGGCTGCTTCCTGTACGAGGTGCGCCGGGACTGA
- a CDS encoding aspartate-semialdehyde dehydrogenase has translation MRVGIVGATGQVGTVMRRILTERDFPVTELRLFASARSAGKELDGVTVEDAATADYSGLDIVLFSAGGATSKALAEKVASQGPVVIDNSSAWRRDPDVPLVVSEVNPHAIADRPKGIIANPNCTTMAAMPVLRPLHAEAGLEAVVVATYQAVSGSGLAGVDELFEQVQKVGADAPKLTHDGSAVEFPKPDKYVAPIAYNVLPLAGSIVDDGLHETDEEQKLRNESRKILEIPELKVSGTCVRVPVFSGHSLQINARFARPISVARAKELLAGAPGVALTEVPTPLEAAGQDPSYVGRIRQDETVDNGLALFVSNDNLRKGAALNAVQIAELVAAELSAAK, from the coding sequence GTGAGGGTCGGAATCGTCGGAGCCACCGGTCAGGTGGGCACGGTCATGCGCAGGATCCTCACGGAGCGCGACTTCCCCGTCACCGAGCTGCGCCTGTTCGCCTCGGCGCGCAGCGCCGGCAAGGAGCTGGACGGCGTGACGGTGGAGGACGCGGCCACCGCCGACTACTCCGGGCTGGACATCGTGCTGTTCTCGGCGGGCGGCGCCACCTCCAAGGCGCTGGCCGAAAAGGTCGCCTCGCAGGGCCCCGTGGTGATCGACAACTCCTCCGCCTGGCGCCGCGACCCCGACGTCCCGCTGGTGGTCTCCGAGGTGAACCCGCACGCGATCGCCGACCGCCCCAAGGGCATCATCGCCAACCCGAACTGCACCACGATGGCCGCGATGCCGGTGCTGCGCCCGCTGCACGCGGAGGCGGGCCTGGAGGCGGTGGTCGTCGCCACCTACCAGGCGGTGTCCGGCTCCGGCCTGGCCGGCGTGGACGAGCTGTTCGAGCAGGTCCAGAAGGTCGGCGCGGACGCCCCCAAGCTGACCCACGACGGTTCGGCGGTCGAGTTCCCGAAGCCGGACAAGTACGTGGCGCCCATCGCGTACAACGTGCTGCCGCTGGCCGGTTCCATCGTCGACGACGGCCTGCACGAGACGGACGAGGAGCAGAAGCTCCGCAACGAGTCCCGCAAGATCCTGGAGATCCCGGAGCTGAAGGTGTCCGGCACCTGCGTGCGCGTGCCCGTCTTCAGCGGCCACTCCCTGCAGATCAACGCCCGTTTCGCCCGGCCGATCAGCGTGGCGCGCGCCAAGGAGCTGCTGGCCGGCGCCCCCGGCGTGGCGCTCACCGAGGTGCCGACGCCGCTGGAGGCGGCCGGCCAGGACCCGTCGTACGTGGGCCGGATCCGCCAGGACGAGACCGTGGACAACGGGCTCGCCCTGTTCGTCTCCAACGACAACCTGCGCAAGGGCGCGGCCCTGAACGCGGTGCAGATCGCGGAGCTGGTGGCGGCCGAGCTGTCCGCCGCCAAGTAG
- the pepN gene encoding aminopeptidase N, protein MPGTNLTREEARQRATLLTVDSYEIDLDLTGAQEGGTYRSVTTVRFDVAEGGGESFIDLVAPTVHEVTLNGDALDAAEVFQDSRIALPGLLPGRNILRVVADCAYTNTGEGLHRFVDPVDDQAYLYTQFEVPDARRVFASFEQPDLKATFQFTVKAPEGWTVISNSPTPEPQDNVWEFEPTPRISSYVTALIVGPYHSVHSVYEKDGQSVPLGIYCRPSLAEHLDADAIFEVTRQGFDWFQEKFDYRYPFKKYDQLFVPEFNAGAMENAGAVTIRDQYVFRSKVTDAAYEVRAATILHELAHMWFGDLVTMEWWNDLWLNESFATYAEAACQAAAPGSKWPHSWTTFANQMKTWAYRQDQLPSTHPIMADISDLDDVLVNFDGITYAKGASVLKQLVAYVGEDAFFRGVQAYFKRHAFGNTRLSDLLGALEETSGRDLKTWSKAWLETAGINVLRPEIETDADGVITSFAIRQEAPALPAGAKGEPTLRPHRIAIGAYDLDGDGKLVRGERVELDVDGELTAVPQLVGKARPAVLLLNDDDLSYAKVRLDEQSLAVVTEHLGDFTESLPRALCWASAWDMTRDAELATRDYLALVLSGIGKESDIGVVQSLHRQVKLAIDQYAAPTAREALLTRWTEATLAHLRAAEAGSDHQLAWARAFAATARTPEQLDLLDALLDGTQTIDGLAVDTELRWAFVQRLAAVGRFGGSEIAAEYERDKTAAGERHAATARAARPTEAAKAEAWESVVESDKLPNAVQEAVIAGFVQTDQRELLAAYTERYFEALKDVWASRSHEMAQQIAVGLYPAVQVSQDTLDRTDAWLSSAEPNAALRRLVSESRSGIERALKAQAADAAAAE, encoded by the coding sequence GTGCCTGGCACAAACCTGACTCGCGAAGAGGCGCGGCAGCGGGCGACGCTGCTGACCGTTGACTCGTACGAGATCGATCTCGACCTCACCGGCGCGCAGGAGGGCGGCACCTACCGGTCCGTGACCACGGTGCGCTTCGACGTCGCCGAGGGCGGCGGCGAGTCCTTCATCGACCTGGTCGCGCCGACGGTCCACGAGGTGACGCTGAACGGCGACGCCCTCGACGCCGCCGAGGTGTTCCAGGACTCCCGCATCGCCCTGCCGGGCCTGCTGCCGGGACGCAACATCCTGCGCGTGGTCGCCGACTGCGCCTACACCAACACCGGCGAGGGCCTGCACCGGTTCGTCGACCCGGTGGACGACCAGGCGTACCTGTACACCCAGTTCGAGGTGCCGGACGCGCGCCGCGTCTTCGCCAGCTTCGAGCAGCCGGACCTGAAGGCGACGTTCCAGTTCACCGTGAAGGCCCCCGAGGGCTGGACGGTCATCTCCAACTCGCCGACGCCCGAACCGCAGGACAACGTCTGGGAGTTCGAGCCGACCCCGCGCATCTCGTCGTACGTCACGGCGCTGATCGTCGGCCCGTACCACTCGGTGCACAGCGTGTACGAGAAGGACGGCCAGTCCGTCCCGCTCGGCATCTACTGCCGTCCCTCGCTGGCCGAGCACCTCGACGCGGACGCGATCTTCGAGGTCACCCGGCAGGGCTTCGACTGGTTCCAGGAGAAGTTCGACTACCGGTACCCGTTCAAGAAGTACGACCAGCTCTTCGTGCCGGAGTTCAACGCGGGCGCGATGGAGAACGCGGGCGCGGTGACCATCCGCGACCAGTACGTCTTCCGCTCCAAGGTGACGGACGCCGCGTACGAGGTGCGGGCGGCGACCATCCTGCACGAGCTGGCGCACATGTGGTTCGGCGACCTGGTCACCATGGAGTGGTGGAACGACCTGTGGCTGAACGAGTCGTTCGCCACCTACGCCGAGGCCGCCTGCCAGGCCGCCGCGCCGGGCTCGAAGTGGCCGCACTCGTGGACGACGTTCGCCAACCAGATGAAGACCTGGGCGTACCGGCAGGACCAGCTGCCGTCCACGCACCCGATCATGGCGGACATCAGCGACCTGGACGACGTGCTCGTCAACTTCGACGGCATCACGTACGCCAAGGGCGCCAGCGTCCTCAAGCAGCTCGTGGCGTACGTCGGTGAGGACGCGTTCTTCCGGGGCGTGCAGGCGTACTTCAAGCGGCACGCGTTCGGCAACACCCGCCTGTCCGACCTGCTGGGCGCGCTGGAGGAGACCTCCGGCCGCGACCTGAAGACCTGGTCGAAGGCGTGGCTGGAGACGGCCGGCATCAACGTGCTGCGCCCGGAGATCGAGACCGACGCCGACGGTGTCATCACCTCCTTCGCCATTCGCCAGGAGGCCCCGGCGCTCCCGGCGGGCGCGAAGGGCGAGCCGACCCTCCGCCCCCACCGCATCGCGATCGGCGCCTACGACCTCGACGGCGACGGCAAGCTGGTGCGTGGGGAGCGCGTCGAGCTGGACGTGGACGGCGAGCTGACGGCCGTGCCGCAGCTGGTCGGCAAGGCCCGCCCGGCGGTGCTGCTCCTGAACGACGACGACCTCTCGTACGCGAAGGTCCGCCTGGACGAGCAGTCGCTCGCCGTGGTCACCGAGCACCTGGGCGACTTCACCGAGTCCCTCCCCCGCGCCCTGTGCTGGGCGTCGGCGTGGGACATGACCCGGGACGCGGAGCTGGCGACCCGCGACTACCTCGCCCTGGTCCTGTCGGGCATCGGCAAGGAGTCCGACATCGGTGTCGTGCAGTCGCTGCACCGCCAGGTGAAGCTGGCCATCGACCAGTACGCCGCCCCCACCGCCCGCGAGGCGCTGCTCACCCGCTGGACCGAGGCCACGCTGGCCCACCTGCGGGCCGCCGAGGCGGGCAGCGACCACCAGCTGGCGTGGGCGCGGGCGTTCGCGGCGACGGCGCGGACGCCGGAGCAGCTGGACCTGCTGGACGCGCTGCTGGACGGCACGCAGACGATCGACGGCCTGGCCGTCGACACCGAGCTGCGCTGGGCGTTCGTGCAGCGGCTGGCGGCCGTGGGCCGGTTCGGCGGGTCGGAGATCGCGGCCGAGTACGAGCGGGACAAGACCGCCGCCGGTGAGCGCCACGCGGCCACCGCACGGGCGGCCCGCCCGACCGAGGCGGCCAAGGCGGAGGCCTGGGAGTCGGTCGTGGAGTCCGACAAGCTGCCGAACGCCGTCCAGGAGGCGGTCATCGCCGGCTTCGTCCAGACCGACCAGCGCGAGCTGCTGGCGGCGTACACGGAGCGGTACTTCGAGGCGCTGAAGGACGTCTGGGCGTCCCGTTCGCACGAGATGGCCCAGCAGATCGCGGTCGGCCTGTACCCGGCGGTGCAGGTGTCGCAGGACACCCTGGACCGCACGGACGCGTGGCTGTCCTCCGCCGAGCCGAACGCGGCCCTGCGCCGCCTGGTCTCGGAGTCCCGCTCGGGCATCGAGCGCGCGCTGAAGGCCCAGGCTGCGGACGCGGCGGCGGCCGAGTAA